Proteins encoded together in one Deinococcus irradiatisoli window:
- a CDS encoding type I restriction endonuclease subunit R has protein sequence MSTVGQKERVTQDRVVRLFEQQLGYRYLGDWEKRAGNSHIEEDLVRRFLKSQHTPDALIDRALHQLKEKAQVQTQTLYDANQAVYELLRYGVKVKPETGEQSQTVQLVNWAHPEANDFALAEEVSVPGKHGKRPDIVLYLNGIAVGVLELKRSTVSVSEGIRQNLDNQKKVFIEPFFSAMQLVMAGNDTEGLRYGTIQTPEKYYLTWKEDEESSVPAQEHLLDTQLAQLCNKKRLLDLLLNFVVYDKGIKKLCRPNQYFGVKAARRAVREEKGGIIWHTQGSGKSLTMVWLAKWILENVEGSRVLIITDRTELDQQIEGTFLGVGESITRTASGAELLGLLAQPNPRLMCSLIHKFGAQDEGDISAFVQEVQQGQQAGFQPYGRFFVFVDECHRTQSGALHQAMTSLLPGAVMIGFTGTPLLKADKARSIEVFGPYIHTYRYDQAVRDGVVLDLKYEARDIDQHLTSTKKIDEWFALKTKDLTEAARSRLKQRWGTLQKVLSSQDRLNKIVADILLDMEKQPRLESGQGNAMLVVSSIYQACKVYELFLDAGFEKCAIVTSYKPSIADTKGEETGEGLTERLQQYETYIKMLNGKSPEDFEKEVKERFIKQPGQLRLLIVVDKLLTGFDAPSATYLYIDKTMRDHALFQAICRVNRLDGEEKEYGYVVDYKDLFGSLGQAFKDYTSGALDGYDQKDVQGLLQDRLATGRARLEERLEELRALCEPVPPPRDSQAHLHYFCGDPGQPEEANAKAPTRLLLYKLTGGLVRAYADIANELEQAGYTAAEGEMVRQQVAHFQKLSDEVKLASADYIDLKRYEPAMRHLIDTYIRADESEVVSAFEDLTLIDLLVQQGPAAVDQLPGSIKKDKTSVAETIENNLRKVITNEQPLNPAYYEQMSVLLDALIKERKEKALEYAAYLQKLAELAQQIKQVGGSQHYPASLATTAQRSLYDNLGQDEMLALRVDETVRRTRKDGWRGNLMKERELKRAVRTALGTHLVDEAHLAQLMELIRNQADY, from the coding sequence GTGAGCACCGTCGGCCAGAAGGAACGGGTCACCCAGGACCGGGTGGTGCGACTGTTCGAGCAACAGCTCGGCTACCGCTACCTCGGCGACTGGGAGAAACGCGCCGGCAACAGCCACATCGAAGAAGATCTGGTGCGCCGGTTCCTGAAGAGCCAGCACACCCCGGACGCCCTGATTGACCGGGCGCTGCACCAGCTGAAAGAAAAGGCCCAGGTGCAGACCCAGACGCTCTACGACGCCAACCAGGCGGTCTACGAGCTGTTGCGCTACGGCGTCAAGGTCAAGCCCGAGACGGGCGAGCAGTCCCAGACGGTGCAGCTGGTGAACTGGGCCCATCCGGAGGCCAACGACTTCGCCCTGGCCGAAGAGGTCAGCGTCCCCGGCAAGCACGGCAAGCGGCCCGACATTGTGCTGTACCTCAACGGCATCGCGGTGGGTGTGCTGGAATTGAAACGCTCCACCGTCTCGGTCAGCGAGGGGATCCGCCAGAATCTCGACAACCAGAAGAAGGTGTTCATCGAGCCCTTCTTCTCGGCCATGCAGCTGGTGATGGCCGGCAACGACACCGAAGGGCTGCGTTACGGCACCATCCAGACCCCGGAGAAGTACTACCTGACCTGGAAGGAAGACGAGGAGAGCAGCGTCCCAGCTCAGGAACATCTGCTCGATACCCAGTTGGCCCAGCTGTGCAACAAGAAGCGCCTGCTCGACCTGCTGCTGAACTTCGTGGTCTACGACAAGGGCATCAAGAAGCTCTGCCGGCCCAACCAGTACTTCGGCGTGAAGGCGGCGCGGCGGGCTGTGCGGGAGGAGAAGGGCGGCATTATCTGGCACACCCAGGGCAGCGGCAAGAGCCTGACCATGGTGTGGCTGGCCAAATGGATTCTGGAGAACGTGGAAGGCAGCCGGGTGCTGATCATCACCGACCGCACCGAGCTCGACCAGCAGATCGAGGGCACCTTTCTGGGTGTAGGCGAATCGATTACCCGCACGGCCAGCGGCGCCGAGTTGCTGGGCTTACTGGCCCAGCCCAACCCTCGGCTGATGTGCTCGCTGATCCACAAGTTCGGTGCTCAGGACGAGGGCGACATCTCGGCCTTCGTGCAGGAAGTGCAGCAGGGCCAGCAGGCCGGCTTCCAGCCGTACGGGCGCTTCTTCGTGTTCGTGGACGAATGCCACCGGACCCAGTCCGGAGCATTGCACCAGGCCATGACCAGCTTGCTGCCCGGCGCGGTGATGATCGGCTTCACCGGCACCCCGCTGCTCAAGGCCGACAAGGCGCGCAGCATTGAGGTCTTTGGCCCCTACATCCACACCTACCGCTACGACCAGGCGGTGCGCGACGGGGTGGTGCTTGACCTAAAGTACGAGGCCCGCGACATCGATCAGCACCTCACCTCGACCAAGAAAATCGACGAGTGGTTCGCGCTCAAGACCAAGGACCTGACCGAGGCGGCCCGCTCCCGCTTGAAGCAACGCTGGGGCACCCTGCAGAAAGTCCTGAGTTCGCAGGACCGGCTCAACAAGATCGTGGCCGACATCCTGCTGGACATGGAAAAGCAGCCGCGGCTGGAGAGCGGTCAGGGCAACGCCATGCTGGTGGTCAGCAGCATCTATCAGGCCTGCAAGGTTTACGAGCTGTTTCTCGATGCCGGCTTCGAGAAGTGCGCCATCGTGACCTCCTACAAACCCAGCATCGCCGATACCAAGGGCGAGGAGACCGGCGAGGGCTTGACCGAGCGGCTGCAGCAGTACGAGACATACATCAAGATGCTGAACGGCAAGTCGCCCGAGGACTTCGAGAAGGAAGTCAAGGAGCGCTTCATCAAGCAGCCGGGCCAGCTGCGCCTGCTGATCGTGGTGGACAAGCTGCTCACCGGGTTCGATGCTCCCTCGGCCACCTACCTCTACATCGACAAGACCATGCGCGACCATGCCCTCTTCCAGGCGATCTGCCGGGTCAACCGGCTCGACGGTGAGGAAAAGGAGTACGGCTACGTGGTGGATTACAAGGACCTGTTCGGCAGTCTTGGACAGGCCTTCAAGGACTACACCAGCGGCGCGCTGGACGGCTACGACCAGAAGGATGTGCAGGGCCTGTTGCAGGATCGACTTGCCACTGGACGCGCCCGCCTGGAAGAACGGCTGGAGGAGTTGCGGGCCCTGTGTGAGCCGGTCCCACCGCCGCGTGACTCGCAGGCGCACCTGCACTACTTTTGCGGCGATCCCGGCCAACCCGAGGAGGCCAATGCCAAGGCGCCGACGCGGCTCCTGCTCTACAAGTTGACTGGGGGGCTCGTGCGCGCCTACGCCGATATCGCCAATGAGCTGGAGCAGGCTGGGTACACCGCCGCCGAGGGTGAGATGGTCCGCCAACAGGTGGCCCATTTCCAGAAACTCAGCGACGAGGTCAAGCTGGCCAGCGCGGATTACATCGACCTGAAACGCTATGAGCCAGCGATGCGCCACCTGATCGACACCTACATCCGGGCCGACGAGAGCGAGGTGGTGTCCGCCTTCGAGGACCTCACCCTGATCGACCTGCTGGTGCAGCAGGGCCCGGCGGCAGTAGACCAGCTGCCCGGCAGCATCAAGAAAGACAAGACCTCCGTGGCCGAGACCATCGAGAACAACCTCCGCAAGGTCATCACCAACGAGCAGCCACTAAATCCGGCGTACTACGAGCAGATGTCGGTGCTGCTGGACGCCCTGATCAAAGAGCGCAAGGAGAAGGCGCTGGAATACGCCGCGTATCTGCAGAAGCTGGCCGAACTGGCCCA
- a CDS encoding endonuclease NucS domain-containing protein: MTNYYKVMLGRGSLYAAQAIAGGFIGIEDTMGLDLTPYLSLPEADFRQQVKTALSASNPQLTRATISQYATTLWRIAQGIELGDVVLSPDGLPGPGQLRVADVSGPYHYEAGAPLPHRREVVWRPNPVLRSSMSQPLKNSSGGVTTIIDLTPYEAELVALTTPSTSVPAPVVPASVTGPGTAVETLLAFTLEKQLEDFLVANWASTELGKDYEIYVNDNGDPVGQQFQTDTGPLDILALKKDKTEWLVVELKRGRASDVVVGQIQRYMGYVLQEMTENGQRVRGVIIALEDDLRIRRALAVTPDIRFYRYKIDFKLLPIAGMGA, encoded by the coding sequence GTGACCAACTACTACAAGGTGATGCTCGGACGGGGAAGCCTGTACGCGGCCCAGGCCATCGCAGGCGGCTTCATCGGGATTGAGGACACCATGGGGCTGGACCTGACTCCTTACCTGTCGTTGCCCGAGGCAGACTTCCGTCAGCAGGTCAAAACGGCTCTGTCCGCCAGCAATCCCCAGCTGACCCGGGCCACCATCAGCCAGTACGCCACGACCCTTTGGCGCATCGCTCAGGGGATTGAGTTGGGCGACGTGGTGCTGTCCCCTGACGGCCTGCCTGGGCCAGGTCAGCTGCGGGTCGCCGATGTGAGCGGCCCCTACCACTACGAGGCGGGCGCACCGTTGCCGCATCGTCGAGAGGTGGTCTGGCGGCCCAATCCGGTACTGCGTTCCAGCATGAGCCAGCCGCTGAAGAATTCCTCGGGCGGCGTCACGACCATCATTGATTTGACCCCCTACGAGGCGGAACTGGTCGCGCTGACAACGCCCAGTACCTCGGTGCCCGCTCCGGTGGTCCCAGCATCCGTCACGGGGCCGGGCACTGCGGTTGAAACCTTGCTTGCCTTCACGCTGGAGAAGCAACTGGAGGACTTTCTCGTCGCCAACTGGGCCAGCACGGAGCTAGGGAAGGACTACGAAATCTACGTCAACGACAACGGGGACCCGGTCGGTCAGCAGTTCCAGACCGACACCGGGCCGCTGGATATCCTGGCACTCAAGAAGGACAAGACCGAATGGTTGGTGGTGGAGCTCAAACGGGGCCGGGCCAGTGACGTGGTGGTGGGCCAGATTCAGCGCTACATGGGCTACGTGCTGCAGGAGATGACTGAGAATGGGCAGCGGGTCCGGGGCGTCATCATTGCCCTTGAGGATGATCTGCGAATCCGTCGGGCGCTGGCGGTGACCCCTGATATCCGCTTCTACCGCTATAAGATCGACTTCAAGCTGCTGCCGATCGCAGGCATGGGCGCGTGA
- a CDS encoding restriction endonuclease subunit S codes for MKPGFKQTDMGMLPDDWNLIPLRDILSTPPKYGINAPAVDFDDTLPRYIRITDISDDGRFIQDKPVSVNHALAENYRVKQNDILLARTGASVGKSYIHKDGKRSPVYAGFLIKVSVNASKASADYVANFFRTGFYWSWVRITSQRSGQPGINGQEYGSLFLPLPPLPEQQAIAAALSDVDALIAAQEALLAKKRAIKQGAMQDLLTGRKRLPGFEGEWEEKRLGDIAFIDQDNLSAGTNRDFTFYYVSLEDVERGKLLSTSEISFGNSSPRARRVVQASDILFSTVRPNLQSHLLWDYTLSPIIASTGFSVIRCHKCYVPHFVYQSIYSKSVSNQIDALLTGSNYPAISSNEVKKLRLLIPPYPEQQAIAVILSDMDAEIEALEAQVRKTQVLKQGMMQELLTGRIRLVPVPEEVA; via the coding sequence ATGAAACCGGGGTTCAAGCAGACGGACATGGGTATGCTCCCAGACGATTGGAACCTTATTCCTCTCAGAGATATTCTTAGTACACCTCCCAAATATGGGATTAACGCCCCTGCGGTTGACTTTGATGACACTTTACCTAGATACATACGCATTACAGACATCAGCGACGATGGGAGATTTATCCAGGACAAGCCGGTCTCTGTCAACCATGCTCTAGCGGAGAATTACAGGGTAAAACAGAACGATATTCTGCTGGCAAGGACCGGAGCCAGCGTAGGAAAGTCCTACATTCATAAGGACGGCAAGCGATCACCAGTATATGCTGGTTTTCTAATAAAAGTATCAGTAAATGCTAGTAAGGCCTCAGCCGATTATGTGGCTAACTTTTTCCGCACAGGCTTCTACTGGAGCTGGGTTCGAATTACATCTCAGCGGAGTGGTCAACCGGGGATTAACGGTCAGGAGTACGGCAGTTTGTTCTTACCCCTCCCACCCCTCCCTGAGCAACAAGCCATCGCCGCCGCACTCTCAGACGTAGATGCCTTGATCGCCGCCCAGGAAGCTCTATTAGCCAAGAAGCGTGCCATTAAGCAGGGGGCAATGCAAGATCTCCTCACTGGGCGCAAGCGTCTGCCGGGATTTGAGGGGGAGTGGGAAGAGAAGAGGTTGGGGGATATTGCTTTTATAGACCAAGACAACTTGTCGGCTGGGACTAATAGAGATTTTACATTTTACTATGTTTCTCTTGAGGATGTTGAAAGAGGGAAGTTGCTGTCCACATCTGAAATAAGCTTTGGCAATTCTTCGCCTAGAGCTAGACGGGTTGTACAAGCGTCCGATATCCTATTCTCTACGGTAAGGCCAAACTTACAATCTCATTTGCTTTGGGATTACACTCTGAGTCCTATCATTGCATCGACAGGATTTTCAGTGATTAGGTGTCATAAATGTTATGTTCCTCATTTTGTATACCAATCAATTTATTCAAAGAGCGTATCTAATCAAATCGATGCTCTCCTCACTGGATCAAATTATCCGGCAATAAGTTCAAATGAAGTTAAGAAATTAAGATTGCTCATTCCACCCTATCCCGAGCAGCAAGCTATTGCTGTAATCCTTTCCGATATGGATGCTGAAATTGAGGCGTTGGAGGCGCAGGTCCGCAAGACGCAGGTGCTGAAGCAGGGCATGATGCAGGAACTGCTGACCGGGCGCATACGCTTGGTGCCCGTACCCGAGGAGGTCGCGTGA
- a CDS encoding type I restriction-modification system subunit M translates to MAIKKSELYSSLWRSCDELRGGMDASQYKDYVLVMLFMKYVSDRYAGQPDALIEVPEGGSFQDMVALRGDKEIGDKLNKIIAKLAEANDLVGVITLADFNDPDKLGKGKEMVDRLSNLVGIFDNPALNFSKNNAEGDDLLGDAYEYLMRHFATESGKSKGQFYTPAEVSRIMARVIGIDQARSAAQTIFDPTCGSGALLLKAAAQAPGGVTIYGQEMDNATAALARMNMILHDNATAEIRQGNTLSAPEWTEQGKLKTFDYVVANPPFSTKSWSNGIDVDSDLYGRFTYGTPPTKNGDYAFLLHILASMKSTGTGAVILPHGVLFRGNAEAVIRRNLIERRYIKGIIGLPANLFYGTGIPACIIVLDKKEADTRQGIFMIDASRGFAKDGNKNRLRHQDFHRIVDVFTRQLEVPYYSRMVPISEILDDRNDGNLNIPRYIESGDQEQLQDIEAHLRGGLPNADIDRFQAYWEVLPGLRTTLFADGDRPGYSTLKVPLDQLKAIILKHPEFKAYSNRVLGTLSAWVAEHTPMMEAFTQGGHPKELVHVLSEDLLARFQDTPLLSGYDLYQHFMTFWDATMQDDAYLVAGSGWQAGAQPRLIVDDGDNKSKETPDFKAGNKKYVADLIPPALMIARFFADEQAKLDALETASEAVALEIEELEVEHSAEGGLLEEARADSGKFTAAASKRYATDRLRALTFEQDSDEEKEVLQRYLLLLDKAAKAGKAVKDADAALRAKVFQRYAALNEEEARQIVVQDKWLATVQRDVTAEMNRVTATLTSGVRELAEQYAQPLPELMEAMETLEKRVAAHLEKMGFSWA, encoded by the coding sequence ATGGCGATCAAGAAAAGTGAACTCTACAGCTCGCTCTGGCGCAGCTGCGACGAACTCCGGGGCGGCATGGATGCCTCGCAGTACAAAGACTACGTGCTGGTGATGCTGTTCATGAAGTACGTCTCTGACCGCTACGCCGGGCAGCCCGACGCCCTGATCGAGGTGCCGGAGGGCGGCAGCTTCCAGGACATGGTGGCGCTGCGCGGCGACAAGGAGATCGGCGACAAGCTGAACAAGATCATTGCCAAGCTGGCCGAGGCCAACGATCTGGTGGGGGTAATCACCCTAGCCGATTTCAACGACCCGGACAAGCTCGGCAAAGGTAAGGAGATGGTGGACCGCCTCAGCAACCTGGTGGGCATCTTCGACAACCCGGCGCTGAATTTCAGCAAGAACAACGCCGAGGGCGATGACCTGCTGGGCGACGCCTACGAATACCTGATGCGGCACTTCGCCACCGAGTCGGGCAAGAGCAAGGGGCAGTTTTACACCCCCGCCGAGGTGTCGCGCATCATGGCCCGCGTGATCGGCATTGATCAGGCGCGCAGCGCGGCCCAGACCATCTTCGATCCGACCTGCGGCTCCGGGGCCCTGCTGCTCAAGGCGGCGGCCCAGGCGCCGGGCGGCGTCACCATCTACGGGCAGGAGATGGACAACGCCACCGCCGCGCTGGCCCGCATGAACATGATTCTGCACGACAACGCTACCGCCGAGATCCGGCAGGGCAACACCCTGTCGGCGCCGGAGTGGACCGAGCAGGGCAAGCTCAAGACCTTCGATTACGTGGTGGCCAACCCGCCGTTCTCCACCAAGTCCTGGAGCAACGGCATCGATGTGGACAGCGACCTGTACGGGCGCTTCACCTATGGCACGCCGCCGACCAAGAACGGCGACTACGCTTTCCTGCTGCACATCCTGGCGTCGATGAAGAGCACCGGCACCGGAGCGGTGATCCTGCCGCACGGCGTGCTGTTCCGGGGCAACGCTGAGGCGGTGATCCGCCGCAACCTGATCGAGCGCCGCTACATCAAAGGGATCATCGGGTTGCCGGCCAACCTGTTCTACGGCACTGGCATTCCTGCCTGCATCATCGTGCTCGACAAGAAAGAGGCCGACACCCGTCAGGGCATCTTCATGATCGATGCCAGCCGGGGCTTTGCCAAGGACGGCAACAAGAACCGACTGCGCCACCAGGATTTCCACCGCATCGTGGATGTGTTCACCCGCCAGCTGGAAGTGCCGTACTACAGCCGGATGGTGCCGATCAGCGAGATTCTGGACGACCGCAACGACGGCAACCTGAATATTCCCCGTTACATCGAGAGTGGCGACCAAGAGCAGCTGCAGGATATCGAGGCGCACCTGCGGGGCGGGCTACCCAACGCCGACATTGACCGCTTCCAAGCTTACTGGGAGGTGCTGCCGGGCCTGCGGACTACCCTGTTTGCCGATGGTGACCGGCCCGGCTACAGCACCCTCAAGGTGCCGCTGGACCAGCTGAAGGCCATCATCCTGAAGCACCCCGAGTTCAAGGCGTACTCCAACCGCGTGTTGGGTACCCTCAGCGCCTGGGTGGCCGAGCATACGCCCATGATGGAGGCCTTTACCCAGGGTGGCCACCCGAAGGAGCTGGTGCACGTCCTTTCGGAAGATCTGCTGGCCCGCTTTCAGGACACGCCGCTGCTGAGCGGCTATGACCTCTACCAGCACTTCATGACCTTCTGGGACGCCACCATGCAGGATGACGCCTACCTGGTGGCCGGAAGTGGCTGGCAGGCGGGCGCACAGCCGCGCTTGATCGTCGATGACGGCGACAACAAGAGCAAGGAGACCCCCGACTTCAAGGCGGGAAACAAGAAGTACGTGGCCGACCTGATTCCACCCGCCCTGATGATCGCCCGCTTCTTTGCTGACGAGCAGGCCAAGTTAGATGCTCTGGAAACGGCCAGCGAAGCGGTGGCACTGGAGATTGAGGAGCTGGAAGTGGAGCACAGCGCTGAGGGTGGCCTGCTGGAAGAAGCGCGGGCCGACAGCGGCAAATTCACGGCGGCGGCCAGCAAGCGCTACGCCACCGACCGCCTACGTGCCCTGACCTTCGAGCAGGACAGCGATGAAGAGAAGGAAGTGCTTCAGCGTTACCTGCTGCTGCTGGATAAGGCCGCTAAAGCGGGCAAGGCTGTCAAGGACGCCGACGCCGCCCTGCGAGCCAAGGTGTTCCAGCGCTACGCTGCCCTGAATGAGGAGGAAGCCCGCCAGATCGTGGTGCAGGACAAGTGGCTGGCCACCGTACAGCGGGATGTGACGGCCGAGATGAACCGGGTGACGGCCACGCTGACTAGTGGGGTGCGGGAACTGGCCGAACAGTATGCTCAGCCGCTTCCGGAACTGATGGAGGCTATGGAGACCTTGGAGAAGAGGGTGGCCGCTCACCTGGAGAAGATGGGGTTTTCGTGGGCATGA
- a CDS encoding vWA domain-containing protein produces the protein MNQPAVEFNVSRPIPPFEPNTADLVLRFTMPLPVNPAPRQPLNLALVLDRSGSMAGPALKLAKRAAQHAVRQLGPEDRVSIVAFDSTVEVVVPSTAVTQAETIVQAIEHLRSGNSTALYAGWVAGMQEVQSQRHHYSLNRVLLLTDGLANVGPRNPDALASQVAQALGTSVSTSVIGLGNHYNEVLLETLALSGDGNYTYVEEPSQLEAVFTAELTGLQSMVGQQVSLGVEPEAGLSVMEVWNDFPRTSTGRLKLPHLRAGQPIEVALRVRTAGIQGQGRTLRLRLAWTDVVSGQRLRYRSAVTLPPLAAVPFLPAVASLVTSLQLARLKEQAVRATERGDMLGAAQSWQQAEGTIRSGLSSGLSLQDDDLALQQVRDRLAHGDQASASKLARAQNYTRRQSKGQTKS, from the coding sequence ATGAATCAACCCGCCGTCGAGTTCAACGTCAGTCGCCCTATCCCGCCCTTCGAACCGAACACCGCCGATCTGGTGCTGCGCTTCACCATGCCGTTGCCGGTTAATCCGGCCCCCCGCCAGCCGCTCAATCTGGCCCTGGTCCTTGACCGAAGCGGCAGTATGGCCGGCCCCGCGCTGAAATTGGCCAAGCGGGCGGCCCAACATGCGGTGCGGCAACTCGGGCCCGAGGACCGGGTCAGCATCGTGGCCTTCGACAGCACCGTCGAGGTCGTGGTGCCCTCCACTGCCGTGACTCAGGCTGAAACGATCGTGCAAGCCATCGAGCACCTGCGCTCCGGGAATTCCACGGCTCTGTATGCCGGCTGGGTGGCGGGGATGCAGGAAGTTCAGAGCCAGCGTCATCACTACAGCCTCAACCGGGTCCTGCTGCTCACGGATGGCTTGGCCAACGTCGGCCCGAGGAACCCCGATGCCCTGGCCAGCCAGGTGGCGCAGGCGCTGGGCACCAGCGTCAGCACGTCGGTCATCGGGCTGGGCAACCACTACAACGAGGTGTTGCTCGAAACACTGGCCCTGTCTGGGGACGGCAACTACACCTACGTTGAGGAGCCCAGCCAACTGGAAGCGGTCTTCACGGCTGAACTCACCGGCCTGCAAAGCATGGTGGGACAGCAGGTCAGCCTGGGGGTTGAACCTGAGGCGGGTCTTAGCGTGATGGAAGTCTGGAACGATTTCCCGCGCACTTCCACCGGCCGCCTGAAGTTGCCGCACCTGCGCGCCGGACAGCCCATCGAGGTGGCGCTGCGCGTACGGACCGCCGGCATACAGGGACAGGGAAGGACCCTTCGGCTGCGCTTGGCTTGGACGGATGTCGTAAGCGGTCAGCGGCTGCGGTACCGATCAGCAGTCACCCTGCCTCCCCTGGCCGCAGTGCCGTTCCTGCCGGCCGTGGCTTCGCTGGTCACGTCGCTGCAGCTGGCGCGCCTGAAGGAGCAGGCCGTCAGAGCCACCGAACGCGGCGACATGTTGGGTGCTGCTCAATCGTGGCAGCAAGCAGAGGGCACCATTCGCTCGGGGCTGTCTTCGGGCCTCTCGCTGCAAGATGACGACCTCGCCTTGCAGCAGGTCCGGGACCGGCTGGCCCATGGCGATCAGGCCAGCGCCAGCAAACTGGCCCGCGCCCAGAACTACACCCGTCGGCAGAGCAAGGGGCAGACCAAATCGTAA
- a CDS encoding HNH endonuclease, which yields MRLFVGVTDGDWFRFLAAQPGLEEVNFWRPSGKPFQALREGELFLFKLHSPHNFIVGGGFFTRAIALPVSLAWDAFGTSNGADTLEAVQRRVASYRRVPYDPYANPEITCILLAEPFFFPREQWFPVPESFKLNIVAGKGYNTDDPEGRALFDQVTERLSLRVNSAAPATLAAIESPRYGQPQLVRPRLGQGAFRALVTEAYGRRCAITGEKTLPVLEAAHVQPYARGGPHAIDNGLLLRSDIHRLYDLGYVTIEPQERRLLVSSRIRSEFHNGKHYYALEGQPLAQPQPGFPAVSSERLIYHAEHVFRG from the coding sequence ATGCGCCTGTTTGTCGGGGTCACTGATGGAGACTGGTTCCGTTTTCTTGCCGCGCAACCTGGCCTTGAAGAAGTGAACTTCTGGCGGCCCAGCGGCAAACCTTTTCAGGCACTGCGGGAAGGCGAGCTCTTCCTCTTCAAGCTTCATTCGCCTCACAACTTCATCGTCGGAGGCGGATTTTTCACCCGGGCCATTGCCCTACCGGTAAGCCTGGCCTGGGACGCCTTCGGAACCTCGAATGGCGCGGACACGCTCGAAGCTGTGCAGCGTAGGGTCGCCTCCTACCGCCGCGTCCCGTATGACCCTTACGCCAACCCGGAGATTACCTGCATTCTCCTGGCCGAACCCTTCTTTTTTCCGCGTGAGCAGTGGTTTCCCGTCCCCGAGAGCTTCAAGCTCAACATCGTGGCCGGCAAGGGGTACAACACCGACGACCCGGAAGGCCGGGCGCTCTTCGACCAGGTGACCGAGCGGCTCAGCCTACGGGTGAATTCGGCCGCGCCCGCAACGTTGGCCGCTATCGAATCACCGCGTTATGGTCAACCTCAGCTTGTCCGCCCACGGCTGGGGCAGGGCGCCTTTCGTGCGCTCGTGACCGAGGCGTATGGCCGGCGCTGCGCCATTACCGGAGAAAAGACCTTGCCCGTCCTCGAAGCGGCCCACGTTCAGCCCTATGCCCGAGGAGGACCGCACGCGATTGACAACGGCCTTCTCCTTCGCAGCGACATTCATCGCCTGTACGACCTAGGCTACGTCACCATCGAACCGCAGGAGCGCCGCCTGCTGGTAAGTTCACGGATTCGCAGCGAATTCCACAATGGGAAGCATTACTACGCCCTTGAAGGCCAGCCGTTGGCCCAGCCGCAACCGGGCTTCCCTGCGGTGAGCAGTGAGCGCCTGATCTATCATGCCGAGCACGTTTTTCGGGGTTGA